CTTTCACCAGACGAGCGTAAGACTACTATGAATAGAATGGAGGAAGCAGTACAGGCACAGATTAAGGTTGCTGAACAAGTTACAGAAACTATCCATCATACTATCGATAATAGGATGAATGAGTTAAATTTTAATCAACCTGAAATTATGGTTTCCAGTGGCGTTGGTGTTGCAGCTGGTGATGAGGCTAAACGCAAATTACAAGGTGTGTGGGCTAGAGGTATATATGGCGTAAGCAAACAGAGACCAGATAAAGGATCTGCTGGTTATAACGGCAATAGTGCTGGTGGTACTATCGGTGGTGATTTTGAATTAAACGAAAAAAATATAGTTGGTATTGCTTATAGTAATATTCGTTCTGGATTCAAGTATAAACAAAGTCGAGCTGGTGATAAAACTACTGGTAACAGCCATATTTTATCGCTATATGGTGCACATCAGTTAAATGATAATTTCTCACTAAAAACTATGTTAGCAGCAGGTATGAGTAAAATTACTACCAAGCGATTTATCATGGATAAAATAGCCACTGGCAAAGTTAAAAATAAAAGCTATAGCGCTGAAGCCTCACTCAATTATAAGATTATAGCGAATGAGAATTTGTATTTTATGCCTAATGTTGGTCTTAGATATGCTCATTACAGGGATGGTGCTTACTCTGAGCGTGGTGTTGGAGTATATAATGTCTCAGTCGCTGCAAAATCAAATAATACCTTAACTGCCATAACCGGTATTAACATGATGATGCCACAAAAACTATCGGAAGCTTTAGTAGTTGTACCATCGGTACATGTTGCGGTAGAAAGTTACTTACTCAATAAAAAACAGAAGGTAAAAGCAAAGCTAGCGTGGATGGACAGTTATTTTGAAAATAACGCAAGCCTTGGAGCTAAGTCAGCAAAGTTTAGTTATAATCTTGGTGGCGGAATAGTTGCTAAATATAATAATATAGAGGTTTCAGCAAATTATAATTGCAACCTTCGTAAAAAATACCAAAATCATCAAGGTACGGTTAAGCTAAAAATATTGTTCTAAACAGACTCTTATCTTTACCAGGCTCTACTTTAATAGAGCCTGGTATTACTTTTTAGCGCAAGATCAATTCCAGTGCTACTGACATAACTATTGTTCCCCAAAAAATTAGCTTTACCGGTATGAAATCCATATATTGTTTAAGGATTGAGGACACACTGAGAGCAATTAAAGCGGGATAAATATACTCTAATATCGTACCAAGTACTTGTGAAATAGCAGTAAAACCAATTAGTGACAGTAAAAAACTGATGATAATGGTGATAATAATTGATATTGGCCAGGAAATACGTTCCCTAACTAGATCGTGATATAAAAATTCAGCGAATAGTTTTGATAAGGTAGCTGCAGTAGTAAGACAAGCTAAAAACATAGTCACTGCTACTATAATCGCAGCATTATTGCCGAGGGTTAGAGTAGCTATCACAGCCAGGTATTGTTCCGGGCTTTTATCCACCAGATATGAAGCATAATAAGCGCCAAGAGCTACAAATCCAAGATAAACTATTGAGATCAATGAAGCTCCAACGAAGCTAGCAGCAAGACTGGTTTTTAATACTTCTTCTCTATTAGGATTGATACTACGTAAATATTCCATAATCGTAATTGAAAAGAAACAGGCTGCCAGTAAATCCATAGTCTGATATCCTTGAAACAACCCTGTCAATAAAGGATTCTCTGCGGTGGTTGTATCAGCAAGATGCGGAGACTGGCTGACAGCAGCAATAATAATTATAATTATTCC
The genomic region above belongs to Candidatus Trichorickettsia mobilis and contains:
- a CDS encoding branched-chain amino acid transport system II carrier protein, producing MYKFKIILTTGLAMFAMFFGSGNLVFPIKLGIDSGSQYPIASLGLILTGVVVPFLGLISMIFYQGDRDRYFGLLGRWAPFTLSLLILSLLGPFGVVPRCIIVAYGGISLIWPEIPLILFSAVFSATIILIIWHKSRLVPIIGKILGPFKIAGIIIIIIAAVSQSPHLADTTTAENPLLTGLFQGYQTMDLLAACFFSITIMEYLRSINPNREEVLKTSLAASFVGASLISIVYLGFVALGAYYASYLVDKSPEQYLAVIATLTLGNNAAIIVAVTMFLACLTTAATLSKLFAEFLYHDLVRERISWPISIIITIIISFLLSLIGFTAISQVLGTILEYIYPALIALSVSSILKQYMDFIPVKLIFWGTIVMSVALELILR